The window TTGATCTCTAAAAGACCCTGGTCTTATATTCTTCTCTGTTATGAGATTATTCTGACATAAATAACTTAGGGAAATGGTACCTTCCACCTTGGCGGGCCCAAACAGTGGGGTCAAAGCCCCAGCTAGGAATACTACtactttgtgtgtttttctttgtctccttggTTCATATATTCCAATCAGAGTCCCTACAGGGAAGAGGACTGCAATCTGGGAGAGattcaggggttcctgggttcACCTGCCCCATTCCCATCCTGAGCCCGCCTCACCTCCTTGTTCAATACCATGTTGCACATGCATTCAGTGGCCGCCTGCCTCAGCTGGTCGTGATTCTCAAACATGTAATTCTCAATGTCTGGCAAGGCCTTCTCCTTAAAGATCTTCTGCCTAGGGTTtgagaggtggaggaagggaggcgACTGAGTCCTCTGGAGTGAGCATTTGGAGTTTTGGGCCATCCAAGGGCCACTCCACCCTGCTGGTGGTTCCCTCCCACGCCCTCATCAGGGTTTGGACAACATCGatcccacccccagctccaggaGAGGCACCAAAGGGCATAAGCTAAATGATAGCATAACATCCTGGCCATAGCAATGGGGTCTGGGGTGAACATGTCACCAGGCTGGAGATTCTTCTGTATTATTGGTGCAGAAGAgagagtctttctctctctcctgctggctATGAAGCCCAGAAGATGTGAGGTCTGGAGCAACCCTTGTGATCACAATCGAGGGGAAGAGCCCATTTGATAATTAAGACAACACAGGCAGAAGTGGACAGAAGTAGGAACGTGGGAAAAGTAGGGAAAGCGGTAAAGAaaaagtggggaggtggggaagctTTGTAACCCTTGTATCAAGCTGCACCTGCTTCTGGTCACCCCAGGCTTTTCATTTACATGAGTCCTTAAATCCCCTCTGTGCTTAAACCATTCTGAGTtgagttttctgtcacttgcaaccaacTGAAAGAATCTCAACCCAAAGCTCTCCACCGTCTCCTTGGCTCCCAAGAAGGAATCTGTTTTATCCCCACCCATccatctggatatcttttttttactACTTCCATCAGAAAGAAATAATATCCTTTGCCTTCCTACATTCACTATGTGCTAACTTGAAACCCTCCCACTGTTGTTTCTACCCATTGCCTTCGATCCTGTCCTCAGAGGAAAGCACACGGGGTGTGTACATGAAATTTCCACCAAACCCTGCAAGGGGCACGTCTCTCCCCGCTGCTCTCTCCTTACCCCACTCACCGGAGTCTGTCACTTCTCCCAGACAGATTGGTGAGGCCCAGGAGAGCCTCATAGTTCTGGAGCCCATCCCGCTGTGTGTCCAGAAGACTCACGAGGGGCCGCACCACCTCATACACCTGTGTGGAGGGTCAAGGAGTGAGTTGGGTGGAGACCGCATTCCCCCAGACCCAAACATCAATAGATGCTGGGCTTCCGAATTTCCGAATTCCTTGCCCACCCACTGTCTGACTCAGGCTTCACAATGACCCTGAGAGGCAGGATTACTTTCCTTACTTTGCAGATGAGATAACTGAGTTTCCAAGAGGACAGTCCCATTAgtcagaggcagagccaggcaCCTCTAATTCATTGTCCTCTCTGTGACAACACCATGCCCCCTCCCAGGCCTGGGGTAGGGTGCAAAGGGCCCTAGGAGCAAAGGAGACTCCTCCCaatgcccccttcccccacccctccgctGCCCCGGCACCAGCACCCACCCGCTCCCCCGGAAAGGCGATGTCTGGATTGGACACGGCGGCGATCTTTGCCAGGGCATGGGCTGCCTTCACCTTGCCCACGTCTGTGCCCTCCAAAGCCAGGGGAAGCAGTGCCTGCAAGAGAGGGCATGGTCACTCTTTGGTCACAAACATCTAGAGacctctctccccatcctcctcctctaGCTGCTGTCTGCCTATTCCATTAGGAGTTCAGgacaactaggggcgcctgggtggctcagtcagttaagtgtctgactcttggtcttggctcaggtcatgatctcatggttcatgagatcaagccccattgacagtgcagaggctgtctgagattctctctttccctctctgtctgcccctctctctctttctctcaaaataaataaacttaaaaaaaaaaaaaggagttcagGAAGACTCTACAACATAAACAACCCTTGAGCATCACAGAAAACCTCCCAGCACACTTTGGTGTCTTCCCCCACACTCCCCATCCATactgtttgtttttggaaaaataaatagatcGACACACTGACTTTTTACTTCCTGACTAAGTCAAACCTAATCATCACGGCagacacttactgagcacctactatgaacCAATACTTTAAGAGTATTTCTGTAATCCTTGTGACATTCTGCAGAGTGAATGTGTGATCccccttcccattttacagatgaggaaaccggggCTCAGGGAGACAGTCATTTGCCCAAAGTTATCCAGCTAAAAAGGGGATGAGCAAGGACCCAAAGACAAGTCTTCTACAGCAACATCCACGGTCTGTGTATCTGTACCTTGCTTCCTTCCCATAGCAAGGAGTATGAATGGGATTCCACAGTAAATCCCATGACACACCGTAAAATCAGGCAGAAGTTGATTTGGGACCATCAGCACAGATAGGACAGATACTTAAATGACAGTGTTCCAAGGAGGTTAGGTTGGAgcaagcatattttatttttggaccaGGCAAAGagcatgcacaaacacacacacacacacacacacacacacacacacacacacacacagttgctcCTCCCCAGTGGATCATCTTTTAGGATGGCAAGAACCTTATCCCACCAATTACCTTGCCACCACCTTGAGCCACAATGGTTCCTCGGTCTTTTGGGTTATCACACAGCGCCAGGAATACCCTGTAGGGCAAGGATAAAGGACACATCATGTGAACCTTTCCCAGGCATCAGCAGGCCAGCGAGTCAGACCCAGTGAAGCCCTGGAAAGTGCTGCACCTGCCCCATCATTAGGCAGCTTGGCAAGATACTGCCGTGGATGTAAGGAGCTGGGGAGAAAGTAAAGCCAAGTGAGCAGCAAAGAGCCCCCATCCCTATTTGGGAAGGCAACAAATGGCTCCCTGCTGCCCATCAACCGGGAGAAACTCTTCAGTGCAGATGCAGCCCAGGACCTCTGTGATCTGACCCTCATCCCCCTCTCTGGTCCTACTAGCATGGCTCCCTCCTGTGCTCTCCATGCTCCAGACATGCTGCAGGAGAATCTCATCTCACTGACTccttctccctccatcccctctgcctggaactctTCCTCCCTGGAACTTAGGTGGCTCCTTTTCTTACCTCGTGGTTCCATTGAGTTACCACATCCTCCAAGAGGCCTATCCTGgctgccctcccacctcccctccagttgGCTGGTGGGTGCCACTGCTTGTGCTCCAACCAACCCTTTGTATTTGCCCCGTCATGGCATCCGATGCATCGTATTGTACCTGTGAGCCTGTCTGCCTCCCCATCTTTGGAATAGCAGGTCCCACTCGGGGCCTGGGAGGCAGCTAACCAGGATGGACAGTGACCTCTTTCCTCCCGATGCAAACCTCCACCTGGGATGACCTGCCCTGCCACATCACTCTTCAATGTCAATCTCCTCCGTCTCCTTTCCAGATCCCTCCAATGGCTCATTCCCTCATTGACTTCCCTGCTATCTCTATCTCCCTGCCCAGCCTCTCACCCCCAGCTCCCTCAGACCCCAGCCCTTGCCCACTGCAGCCCCACCTGGCCAGCAGCTCTTTGGTCTGGTCGGTGAGAATGGCACTGTCTGCTTTCACCATGCAGGCCAGGGCAGAGGTGACACCAGCCTTCAAAAGCCGCTTCACACGCATGTCTATAAAGTCCTTCTTGTCCTGGGGAGACAAAAGGGTAGCAATGGGGAAAGAGCCCAGGCACCAGGCCAATCTATATTGGAACTAAAGGTGGTGCATTTCTGACTGCTTATGGCAGGCTGAATAATGacctccaaagatgtccacatccgaatccccagaatctgtgaatattaccttacatggcaaaaaggactctgcagatgtgattaaatcaAGGTCTTGAGACAGGGAGATAatcttggattatctgggtaGGCCCAGCATAATCATGAGGGTCTCAATaagagggaggcaaggagggggcacctgagtgactcatttagttgaatgtctgactcttggtttcggccctggtcacgatctcacgatctgtgggttcaacccccacattgagctctgtgctgacagatttaCAAAAATCTAAATCTTTTACTGGCTGGAAATATCTATGCGTTCATATTCAAACCATGTACAAAGCATACCCTTGAGTGCAGGGAATCACTGGGGAGGGCCCCAAGGAGATTTTGTAACGTCTGGGCTACTGCTGACGggcctctctcccctgtctcatTATTTCTACTTAATACCCAGATCCCCAAAGCCAGATATCCCAGGAAACAAAATTTCGGTAATTGTTGGAAACATGAAATACACGGTCTGATGTTCATGAAACCAGCAACATAAATTGCAAAATGTTCATCGTAGCTCCATTTGGTTTTTCAGACTAATGGTTGGATcctcactccccactccccataGAACATTAAAAGtaagggggaggggcgcctgggtggctcagtcggttgagcttcggcttaggctcaggtcatgatctcgtggtttgtgacttcgagccccgcgtcaggctctgtgctgacagctcagagcctggagtttgtttcggattctgtggctccctctctctctgctcctcccccgctcgtgctcgctcatgcgcgttctctctctctctctctctctctctctctgtctctctctctctctcaaaaataaacattaaaaaaatttttttttaaataagggggAAATGAGCGTCACCTAATGGGAGAGATTTGCCATGATCATCTTCAAATTATTTGTGTCCTGTGCCAAATCCTCCCAAGCACATACACACAGCACCCAGACATCACTGTCCTTCGGTTCCACCTCTCAGCTGGCCTGGTGACCCTCCAGCATCATCCCTATCCTCACCTTAGGGTGCTCCTCAGGCACGTGCTGCTTGGAGAACTTGGCGAGCTGTACCAGCTCGGGGATTACCTCCTTGACATCATAGCTGTTGGTGCAGTTCACCAGGGTGGTGGCCACAGAATACAGGATAGTCTTGTCCGTGGTCTGGAGTTACcgggtgaggggaaggaggggaaaggcagaaaggaaacTTTAGAACAAATCTCTGCTTCCAAGACGGTCCCCTGGCCGGGTTGGTGAGTTGGTTTGGGAGGAACATGGCTGGTGCTGCCCAGCTTGGAGGCAAGCAGGCggcacagagggaggaggaaccAGCTCTACTCAAGCAGGGTGGAAAAGAGCCAGGGATTGGCCCAGcgctgggaaggagggaggggcccaGAAAGGGCTAGCCACTGGCTCTCAGTCCGTCAGGACCTCACCGTCCTCTTATTCATCTTCCCACTGCCTGGCAGCCACGAAGAATCATGAGCCCATTTTATGGTCAGGTAAAATGAGGGCCAGACAGAGGGAAATAACCAATCTGGTTTACGTGGGCAGTAGGGGCAGGGCCAGGATAGAGACACAGGAGTCCAATTTCCCAGGCTCAGGGGAGGACCCTGTGAGCCTGAATCCAGTAGACCTTTCCTGAGGCCAGAGGTCAGGGCCACGCTTGCCTTGGCCAGCTCAAACATGGCCTGCAGGGCAGGGATGTCCTGGACAAAGTCGTCTTTCACGTCAGCATCCAGCGTGAGGTAGGCCAGGCCCTCCACTGCCCATCGCCGGGTCCGGGTATCTATGGACGCGTTGCACAGCCACCTGGAAATCGGGGAGGAAGAGCGCTGGGGAAGAGTGCCATGGCTCCGGTCAAGATGGCGGAGCCATTTCAGGTTAGTGGGTAGCAGGTGGGGAGCGTTTCACAATGTGGCCCCACGAGAGCACACCCCAGAGAGGAGATGGTGGGCCCAGGGAAATAGGACCCCCTTACTTGCGACACTGTTTGGCCAGCTTCTCTGTCGACCCTTCAGCAAACTGCCTGAGGCCATAGTCTGTACCACCTGCAGAGCCGAGCTTACAGAgcccctggggaggaagggaaacgCTGGTAGAATCAGGGACACTTGGGGACAAGGCTTTGCTCAAACTCGTCCCTTTGCCCCTTTTTCTTTGCCTCGATAAACCTCTGTGCATACTACAAACCTCAGCTCAGGGGTCACCTCTTCCAAGATGCCTTCCCTGAGGCTTCCAGGATAGGGCAGATGTGCCCAAAAGCTGGAGTTTTTACTCTGCCCCTTTCCACCACCATTTTGACCCCACAGATTGGCTCTGTGTCTGTTGTCTTGCAAAATGAGCACAAGACAATACTAATCTTATCAGAAACTGCAATGGTGAAAGATATTGGCAGACAGACCTTGTATGTAACAAACTCAGATGTGCAGAATTTCCTCAGGGAGAAACTGCACTCTTATTGGGAAAACAGGCCTTCCGTAAGAGAAAATTCATGCTGGCAGAAGCTATAACcagcttgtttttaaaaactgatacaaacaacaaccacaaaacagaTCAATGACTCCGATCCTCACTGTAATTGTTTACAAGCAAAGCAAAAGACCCACGAAAATACTTTCTGTTCAATGAAATTGGAAAAAGTGAAGCCGGTCATCTGTGCCACCTAGAAACTGATTAAGGAAACAGACTTTTTAGAGTTTGCTCTGAAAATACCGGTTGGACAGAAGCTCCTCGGTGTCAGCGTTGTTGAAAAGCGTGGAGGCAAAGGTCCCCAGGGTTAAACAGCAGCGCCCACCCTCCTGAATCTCCATTCTCACAGCCTCCTACTTATCACCCTGCTCTGCGGGGGCCCATGGGTAGGGCTGAGCGTCCCCTACTGCACGGTCTTCTCACGGATGGGGCCACCCCTGGCTCATCTTGGTGCCCCTGGTGCCCCGGCACGAAGCCTGCTACCAACACTCACCACCAGTGTGCGGATCTTGATCTTCTCGTTTTTGGTGGTCTTGTAGATCTCTTTGAGCAGCGATACGCCATTGGTGATGATGAAGGTGGCGCGGCTGAGCTTGGTGGAGGCATGGATGAGGGCCTCCACGGCCACCAGCTGGTCTACCTCACGCTCCGAGCCACACAGGGCTACCATCATCTCCATCACACCTTTCAGTCCCAGCAGCTGATTGCCCAGGTCAAAGGGGCCTTGCAGGATCCCCGACACTGTCTGAATGGCAATCACGTTCTTGTCCATGTCCTGGGGGTCAAACTTGCTCCTAAAATAGAGGGAAGGTGGTTAAGAGAACTGGCTGAAGGTGGGTGGGAAGAGTGTGGGATCTGAGGGGCAGACagacttgaattcacaacccgGATCCACCACTCGTGTgccaggtgaccttgggcaatccACGGAAGCTCAGCTTCCTGACCCATAAACTGACAGTAGTAGTCTTACTACTTATCAGAGTTATGATGAGGACAAGTGATATAACAGACGTGCCATGGGCTGTGTCCCCCAAGAAGCACACGCAGAAGGATGGGGATTGACACGTGAGAAGTTTATTAGGGAGAGTTCTTGGGATCAGCtcatgggggagaagggaaggaagcaagacTGAGCATTGGGACACACTAGGCTGCGACTCAGTCACCAGAAAGCCTCCGCCTGTAATGAGTGCTACAGCTGGGACACACGCCCAGGCTGTTTCTAGTTGAGGGGGAGGGACAAGTCATTGGATGCTGGCCACCCTGGGAAGGGTGAAGCGGCTGTCCCCAGCTGAGGCAAGTCCCAAGGAAAGGTTGCGGGTGACAGCTGTCAGTCAACAGGCTTCCCAGCAGCGGGGCCGTCTAGTGGGACAGAACAGCAGCCACAACAACACAAAAGGGCCTACTGTGGAGCCCGGCACGCTGCATCACTCTGCGATGTGACCAAGTCACGCAGTGGCCGGAGGTGGTGACTCCCCCGTCTGGTCCCAGTCCCTTCCCCCAGTGGGTGAGGCTTCTGCCTTGCTTTTGGAATCTACTACCATCTACCCTGTGGGAGAATCTCCGCATGGGGATGTCACTCATGACAAGTCCTCTGATCTTTTGGTGATCTGCCACGGTTGGTTTGATGGGAGGGATCAGGGCAGACGGGCACAGTAGAAATGCAGCTgttatgaatgaaagaaagagggcGACCCGGACTAGGCAGGAGAACCTCAGATCAAGCAGGAGTCGGAGACCCGGGCTCTGGTCTCACATCTGCCTCTGCGAGGCTGGATGACCTGAGCAAGTCCCTGTCGGAGAGAAGGCAGCTTTGGAAGCTCCAAGAGCCCCTCCGATTCTGACATTCTGCATCCTGTACCTCCTGTCTCCACTTCCGCCAGGGAAGCCAGAGCCTTTCACAATCAGTCAGGTCTGCCCTCTGTGCTGGTTCCACTCACCCCGGCCCCTGACAGAGCAGGGTAGGGATTACACCCTTtgtgctggggggagggaggaggtctCTTCAGGCGCTCTGCTCAGAGACTCACTCAACCTCCATGACTGGTCCAGGGGCTGGTGGCTGGTCCAGGGGCAGGCCTGTGCAGCGGCAACATTCCACAGGATGGCTGGGAGGGGCCCTCCTTCAAAATCCTCTGCCCTCACAAGGTCTGGCTGGGTGACAGTTACTGGAACTCAATTTGGGACCTCATGAGAGACTCAAGAAGTTAGCTGCCAAAGCTGAAGCTGAGGTAGAGAAAGACCAGAGAAGCCCTGAAGAGCTTTCAGGGAAACATTCGGGGGTCAGGTGAAACGACAGGATTGAGCAGGAGCTGGCAAACCTTGGCTGCTTGGCCAAGTCCGGGAGGCTAAGAATGGTTTTCATGGTTTAAAgggtttgtatttatttatttatttatttatttatttatattaaagggtttttttttaaagtatacactaGAGGGCTGCACATCccagcaaatataaaatatttcctccaGCCCTTTAGAGGAAAACTGTGCCAACCcctggaggggagaaaggaaaagcagagtGGCTCCACTCTCCCAAGACTCACCTGGGATACTTTTTAAACATGTAACTTCCTGAGCCACATCCCAGACTACTGAGTCAAGTAGGGTCCCAGAAATCTGAATAATCTACAAGTCTGAGGATCATTGGAATAAAGGGTTAAAAGACCGCGTAGCAGTGGGAGGGAATGGGAGAgggcacacagaaaaaaaaaaacggagaCGCAGAGAGAGCATCTGAGTCACAATGATGGTTGAGTGACAGTGGGGAGACCCAGAGTTCCACTGTTGAGAGTCCCAGGCTCCTGTCTAGTCTCTGCAAGGCCACACGGCGCTTAAACCTGACAGAGCCCGGTCTTGCTCCCTCCTTGATAAGCGGACATTTGTTCCTTCAACCACAGGAGCTTGTAGTAGGTTTAAAATAAGCCCCAAAATATTTGACACTCTTCTGTGCAAAAGGTAGAGCCAAATTCCCCCCCTCTTAAATGTAGACCATCCTTAATGACTTGCTTCTCATACATAGAATGTGGTGGAAGTGATCGTGTGTGACTTCTGAAGCTAGATGATAGAAGACATTGCCGCTTCGGCCTTGCTCTCTTGAATCACTCACTCTAGGGGAAACCAGCTACCACGTGGTAATGACACGGGGAGGTCCACACGGGGAGGAACCGAGGCCTCCCGCCAACAAGCGGCACCAACATGCCATCCATATGAGTGTACCACCTTGGAAGCAGATCTTCCAGCctcagtcaagccttcagatgactgcagcccagGATGACATGTGACTGTAAGTTCGTGAGAGCCCCACAGCCAGATCCACCCAGCCTACCCACTCCCAAACTGCTgtcaaactgtgagataataaatagttgctgttattttaagctgctccattttggggtgttttgttaCACAGCCATTGATAACTAATACAGAGCCCGACCCCGCGGGACATCCAGGAGACTCACGTGATGTACTCCTCACAGATCTTGCGGAAGTGATCACGCTCTGGGTCACAGCGCAGGTCATCGTAGAGCTTGTTGATGAGGATAGAGGCCAGCATGCGGGTGTTGTCAGTCAGAGGCAGGCAGGATGGAAGATCTGGAACCTGCCCCACCACCTTCAAGATCTTCCTCAGGCCTGCAGGGCAGATGATGGCAAGTGTCAGATTCCTGCTGGGTCTCTCCTCACAAACACACCCTCTCACCGTCTTAACGCCACCTTCTCTCCAGCCTGCCTTTACACAGCACGTGGCTTATCCAGAGTGAAGGGCACTGAAATGGGGCCAAGAGGCCCGGGCTCTACACCTAACTCTGCCCTTAGGTGAGCAATCCACCTCCCACTGTGGTAGTTGATCTCAGAGGACTGAGTACCAGTGTTAACATTCGATGGTATAACCTTCCTCAAATACTATTTGATATTCTCTCTTCCCCAGGTCTcagtttctgtaaaatgggaacactgCTACCTACCACAGAGAGTTTGAGGACTCAGTGAGGTGATGTATGGTAACCATTTGGGGCCAATCCAGACACATCGTTATCACtcaatacacattttttatttatttagtaaatgctACATTTGCTATTTATGATCgctatctcttctctcttctgtggAAGAATCTTCAGTGACTTCCTATTACCCATCAGGTTAATTCGATCATTgcgtatttgttgaataaatgaatgaataagtggatAAATCAACGGGCAATTTTTAGCCACTGAATACTGAAATAAAGGACACAATCCTCTTCTCAAAAAGTTCAGAACGCAATAAGGAACAGTCACATAAAGATTATAGTAAGGTGTAATGAGGACAGCAGGTGTGATAAAGACAGAGTGGTTAACACTGCAGATGGGGTGATTTGCTCCAACAAAGAGTTGTAAATtattttgagcacttactatgtgccgaGAGCTTCATACACATTACTCCATTTAATCCCAACAAAAAACTACTGGTTAGAAATCataattcccatttttcagagcAGAAAACCAAGGCATGGAGAAG of the Neofelis nebulosa isolate mNeoNeb1 chromosome 16, mNeoNeb1.pri, whole genome shotgun sequence genome contains:
- the UNC45B gene encoding protein unc-45 homolog B, which encodes MAEAEAAQLKEEGNRHFQLQDYKAATKSYSQALKLTKDKALLATLYRNRAACGLKTESYVQAASDASRAIDINSSDIKALYRRCQALEHLGKLDQAFKDVQRCATLEPRNQNFQETLRRLNTSIQEKLRVQFSTDSRVQKMFEILLDENSEADKLEKAANNLIVLGREEAGAERIFQNNGVALLLQLVDTKRPELVLAAVRTLSGMCSGHRARATVILHAVRIDRICSLMAVENEEMSLAVCNLLQAVIDSLSGEDKRDHQGKEEALVLDTKKDLKQITNHLLDMLVSKKVSGQGRDQAMNLLNKNVPRKDLAIHDNSRTIYVVDNGLRKILKVVGQVPDLPSCLPLTDNTRMLASILINKLYDDLRCDPERDHFRKICEEYITSKFDPQDMDKNVIAIQTVSGILQGPFDLGNQLLGLKGVMEMMVALCGSEREVDQLVAVEALIHASTKLSRATFIITNGVSLLKEIYKTTKNEKIKIRTLVGLCKLGSAGGTDYGLRQFAEGSTEKLAKQCRKWLCNASIDTRTRRWAVEGLAYLTLDADVKDDFVQDIPALQAMFELAKTTDKTILYSVATTLVNCTNSYDVKEVIPELVQLAKFSKQHVPEEHPKDKKDFIDMRVKRLLKAGVTSALACMVKADSAILTDQTKELLARVFLALCDNPKDRGTIVAQGGGKALLPLALEGTDVGKVKAAHALAKIAAVSNPDIAFPGERVYEVVRPLVSLLDTQRDGLQNYEALLGLTNLSGRSDRLRQKIFKEKALPDIENYMFENHDQLRQAATECMCNMVLNKEVQERFLADGNDRLKLVVLLCGEDDEKVQNAAAGALAMLTAAHKKLCLKMTQVTTQWLEILQRLCLHDRLSVQHRGLVIAYNLLAADAELAKKLVESELLEILTVVGKQEPDEKRAEVVQTARECLIKCMDYGFIKPVS